Proteins encoded by one window of Chryseobacterium aquaeductus:
- a CDS encoding DinB family protein, whose translation MTDFQKYIQRYLDLIQSENWLEELKFVGDKTVSLFSYLTEDQSKFAYAEGKWTLKEVLLHLSDTERVFQYRILAFARGEKSELPGFDEENYATNSFANERSLESLLNEYQLVRKSSQILLENLNSSVLKNIGTANGNEISVETICKLIVGHNIHHLNVVEERYLPEL comes from the coding sequence ATGACAGATTTTCAAAAATATATTCAGAGATATTTAGATTTAATTCAATCTGAGAATTGGTTGGAAGAGTTGAAATTTGTTGGCGATAAAACGGTTTCCCTTTTTTCGTATTTAACAGAAGATCAATCGAAATTTGCTTACGCCGAAGGAAAATGGACTTTAAAAGAAGTTTTGCTTCATTTATCAGACACCGAAAGAGTTTTTCAATACAGAATTTTAGCATTCGCCAGAGGAGAGAAATCTGAATTACCGGGTTTTGATGAAGAAAATTATGCCACAAATTCTTTTGCGAATGAGAGAAGTTTAGAATCTTTGTTGAATGAATATCAACTCGTAAGAAAGTCTTCTCAGATTTTATTGGAAAATTTAAATTCTTCAGTTTTAAAAAACATTGGAACAGCCAACGGAAACGAAATTTCTGTAGAAACGATTTGTAAATTGATTGTTGGGCACAATATTCATCATTTGAATGTGGTGGAAGAAAGATATTTGCCGGAATTATGA
- a CDS encoding GNAT family N-acetyltransferase: protein MKNIRKAIIKDLDQLAELFDQYRIFYHKDSAIFSAENFLKERIEKQDSEIYIAETDGILVGFVQLYPLFSSTRMKKYWLLNDLFVNENHRGKGFSKELIEAAKEVCKSSDACGILLETGKSNDIGNKLYPSCGFELYDEVNFYEWTNK from the coding sequence ATGAAAAATATTAGAAAAGCTATAATTAAAGATTTAGACCAATTAGCAGAATTATTCGATCAATACAGAATTTTTTATCATAAAGATTCTGCTATTTTTTCTGCAGAGAATTTTCTTAAAGAAAGAATTGAAAAACAGGATTCTGAAATTTATATTGCTGAAACTGACGGAATTTTAGTTGGTTTTGTTCAATTGTATCCTTTATTTTCTTCTACAAGAATGAAAAAATATTGGTTATTAAATGATCTTTTTGTGAATGAAAATCACAGAGGAAAAGGTTTTTCAAAAGAACTCATCGAAGCAGCTAAAGAAGTTTGCAAAAGTTCAGATGCGTGCGGAATTTTACTGGAAACAGGCAAATCAAATGACATCGGAAACAAACTTTATCCAAGTTGCGGATTTGAATTGTACGATGAAGTAAATTTCTACGAATGGACAAATAAATAA
- a CDS encoding cystathionine gamma-synthase — MNFNTKVIHGGQHHESATGSVNVPVFLTSTFAQKSPGVHSGYEYSRAANPTRQALEDSLASIENGARGLAFGSGLAAIDCVLKLLNPGDEIVAVDDLYGGTYRMFTRLFEKYQLKFTFVNFDDASKIVDVITDKTKLIWIETPTNPLMKLVDIKAVVEIAKGKDILVAVDNTFATPYLQRPIDLGADIVMHSATKYLGGHSDVIAGALIAKDAELGEKLHFIQFASGGILGPHDSYLVLRGIKTLALRVQRHSENGMAVAKYLESHPAVAQVIYPGLESHPQYELAKSQMKDFGGMVSFTFKSGKKEDAVKFLEKVRVFTLAESLGGVESLANHPALMTHASIPAEKRAELGITDDLVRLSVGIEDAEDLIADLEKAFS, encoded by the coding sequence ATGAATTTCAATACAAAAGTAATACACGGAGGACAACATCACGAATCTGCAACTGGTTCTGTGAATGTACCTGTTTTTTTAACATCAACATTTGCTCAGAAAAGCCCTGGAGTACATTCAGGATATGAATATTCAAGAGCAGCAAACCCTACAAGACAGGCTTTGGAAGACTCTTTGGCAAGCATCGAAAACGGAGCGAGAGGTTTGGCTTTCGGTTCAGGTTTGGCGGCAATTGACTGCGTTTTAAAATTATTAAATCCTGGAGATGAGATAGTTGCAGTTGATGATTTGTATGGTGGAACGTACAGAATGTTCACAAGACTTTTTGAAAAATATCAATTGAAATTTACCTTTGTGAATTTTGATGATGCGTCAAAAATTGTAGACGTAATCACAGATAAAACTAAATTAATTTGGATTGAAACGCCCACCAATCCTTTGATGAAATTGGTTGATATAAAAGCAGTTGTAGAAATTGCAAAAGGAAAAGATATTCTGGTTGCGGTTGACAACACTTTTGCAACACCATATCTTCAAAGACCGATTGATTTGGGAGCAGACATTGTGATGCACTCAGCGACAAAATATTTAGGAGGACATTCTGATGTTATCGCAGGAGCTTTGATCGCAAAAGATGCTGAATTGGGAGAAAAACTACACTTCATACAGTTTGCAAGTGGCGGGATTTTAGGTCCGCACGATTCTTATTTGGTGTTGAGAGGTATCAAAACTTTGGCTTTACGAGTTCAAAGACACTCAGAAAACGGGATGGCGGTAGCAAAATATCTTGAATCTCATCCTGCAGTTGCGCAGGTGATTTATCCGGGATTAGAGTCTCATCCACAATATGAATTGGCAAAATCTCAGATGAAAGATTTCGGAGGAATGGTTTCTTTCACTTTCAAATCTGGTAAAAAAGAAGATGCTGTGAAATTTTTAGAGAAAGTAAGAGTGTTCACTTTGGCAGAATCTTTGGGTGGGGTAGAATCTTTGGCAAATCATCCTGCATTGATGACTCACGCTTCAATTCCTGCTGAAAAACGTGCAGAATTGGGAATTACTGATGATTTGGTTCGTTTAAGTGTCGGAATTGAAGATGCGGAAGATCTGATCGCAGATCTGGAAAAAGCATTTTCTTAA
- the gldC gene encoding gliding motility protein GldC: MRKTQITIDVELDENHIPELMTWNAADGGVEKEETKAVMISVWDEKTSEALRIDLWTKDMPVDQMKMFMHQIFVSLGSTYQRATGEDDVAAWIEDIAEEFAVKSAIKM; the protein is encoded by the coding sequence ATGAGAAAGACTCAAATAACAATAGATGTAGAGCTGGATGAAAATCACATTCCTGAGCTGATGACCTGGAATGCAGCAGATGGCGGAGTAGAAAAAGAAGAAACCAAAGCAGTTATGATTTCTGTTTGGGACGAAAAAACATCTGAAGCGTTAAGAATCGATCTATGGACGAAAGATATGCCGGTTGATCAAATGAAAATGTTTATGCATCAGATTTTTGTTTCGTTGGGAAGTACTTACCAAAGAGCAACAGGAGAAGATGATGTTGCTGCATGGATCGAGGATATTGCAGAGGAATTTGCAGTAAAATCTGCGATAAAAATGTAA
- the gldB gene encoding gliding motility lipoprotein GldB, with protein sequence MKIFRIAVLSCLLVLSLNSCKKEQETEWNVEIKNPAEKVEMTDISKEFYDQNVPLEQFTAKFPWFQGTVPDEDFSKRRVDAQEIKIYREAVGKIDQKKLQNDLQDLFSHIKFYFPQFKSPKVYLFSSALQMIQDPLLYDEKTNFLFIDITGFMGDKNANYKGLELYFQKSMNPNNIVPKVSRMFAENIVPYTGNSQKFIDLMVYNGKIMTLQDAFLPETPDYLKMDYSKEQYDWAKANEANIYNYFVENNLIFGDDHRLAERFIALGPFSKFYTEIDNNSSPMVGVFTGWQICREYFKKKQDTKLVDFLKMDATEIFNQAGYKPKLQE encoded by the coding sequence ATGAAGATTTTTAGAATTGCCGTACTTTCTTGCCTTTTAGTTTTAAGTTTAAATTCTTGTAAAAAAGAACAGGAAACTGAATGGAATGTAGAAATAAAAAATCCTGCCGAAAAGGTTGAGATGACCGATATATCAAAAGAATTTTATGACCAGAATGTTCCTTTAGAGCAATTTACCGCAAAATTTCCTTGGTTTCAGGGTACTGTTCCGGATGAAGATTTTAGCAAAAGGAGAGTTGATGCTCAAGAAATAAAAATCTACAGAGAAGCGGTTGGTAAAATTGATCAGAAGAAATTGCAGAATGATTTACAGGATTTATTTTCTCACATCAAATTTTATTTTCCACAGTTTAAAAGTCCTAAAGTTTATCTTTTCTCATCGGCTTTACAGATGATTCAGGATCCTCTTTTATACGATGAAAAAACAAATTTCCTGTTTATAGACATTACAGGATTTATGGGAGATAAAAATGCAAATTACAAAGGTTTGGAACTGTATTTTCAAAAATCGATGAATCCGAATAATATTGTTCCTAAAGTATCGAGAATGTTTGCAGAAAATATAGTTCCGTATACAGGAAACAGTCAGAAATTTATTGATTTAATGGTGTATAATGGTAAAATAATGACATTACAAGACGCATTTTTACCAGAAACTCCGGATTATTTGAAAATGGATTACAGTAAAGAACAGTACGACTGGGCGAAGGCAAATGAAGCCAATATCTACAATTATTTTGTTGAAAATAATTTAATTTTTGGCGATGATCACCGACTGGCAGAACGTTTCATTGCTCTTGGACCGTTTTCTAAATTTTACACAGAAATTGACAACAATTCGTCGCCAATGGTTGGTGTTTTTACAGGATGGCAGATTTGCAGAGAATATTTTAAGAAAAAACAAGACACAAAATTGGTTGATTTCCTAAAAATGGATGCTACAGAAATATTTAATCAGGCAGGTTACAAACCGAAATTACAAGAATAG
- a CDS encoding GNAT family N-acetyltransferase: MAKIFIETERLVLREIIPEDAEAFFAMDSNPEVVKYVGIQPLTDISQSIETIENIRKQYEENGIGRWAVIRKEDGKLVGWSGLKLIKEINNHQNIHDLGYRFTPEYWGKGYATETSIAVLNYAINSINLNEIYAYADVENAASNHILRKLGFQEKETFFDEGDQCFWYELKKENFKL, encoded by the coding sequence ATGGCAAAAATATTCATCGAGACAGAAAGACTTGTTTTAAGAGAAATAATTCCTGAAGATGCTGAAGCTTTTTTTGCAATGGACAGCAATCCTGAAGTCGTAAAATATGTGGGAATACAACCTTTGACCGACATCAGCCAAAGTATAGAGACCATTGAAAACATCAGAAAACAATATGAAGAAAACGGAATCGGAAGATGGGCAGTCATCCGAAAAGAAGATGGGAAATTGGTTGGCTGGAGCGGATTGAAATTGATTAAAGAAATCAACAATCACCAAAATATTCACGATCTTGGCTATCGGTTTACTCCCGAATATTGGGGAAAAGGCTATGCAACTGAAACTTCAATAGCCGTTTTGAATTATGCAATAAACAGCATCAATTTAAATGAAATTTATGCTTATGCAGATGTTGAAAATGCAGCGTCTAATCATATTTTGAGAAAATTAGGCTTTCAAGAAAAAGAAACTTTTTTTGATGAAGGCGATCAATGTTTTTGGTATGAATTAAAAAAAGAAAATTTTAAATTATAA